The Lycium barbarum isolate Lr01 chromosome 11, ASM1917538v2, whole genome shotgun sequence genome contains the following window.
aatatttaaaaaaaaagaaaaagttttgACATTTGTTTTGTTTTGGTGTTCTGGGGTGTAGAAACCCGCAAAAGACAATAAAAACTTCCAAAAAGAAagttggggttggggttgggggggggggggtgttggtaTGGTATGGTTTCCACGCAAGGGGGGAGGGGGTGATGCGGGATGTGGTTGTgtagaaaatttagaaaaaaattaaaaacttcaaaaaaaaatgtCGTGGGAGGGGGTGGGTGGGTGCGGGGGAGggggtgcaaaaaataaaaaaaataaaaaaatggaagGGGGGGGGGTGCGGGCGTAGGGGTGGGTGAGTGGGAGCGGGGTGTGGgtggggttgggttggagttggtgagggttggggtgggggtgcaaaaaacaaaaaaaaaacaaaaaaaaaaatcaaaagaaaattttttttggaggggggttgggggagttggggggggggggggtgggagtggggtgtgggttgggttggagttggtgagggttggggttggggtgcaaaaaacaaaaaaaaacaaaaaaaaaaatcaaaagaaattttttttgggggggggggggggtgggggtggggggagtggggtgtgggtggggttggggttggggttgggaGAATGGtgttgggttggagttggtgagaCTTGAATGAGTATTTTCCGGAAAACGTTTTCTATCAATCAAAGGAACatgaaaaaataagtaagaaattcacttattttccactacccaaacgaatatgagaaaataagtggaaattcacttattttctaagaaaacattttccttggaaaacattttcctccataccgagcACACCCTTAATTGGGTAATTTTTTTCGTTCTATCATAAAACCACAACATTATTTAGTTTACATTAGATATATCCAGGGCATAACCAAAATTGTAGTAATTTAATCTCATGATACTCAATTTATACCATATAAACTTGGTTAGCCGTGCGAAGCTCAATTCCAGGCATATTGTGTAACCATACTGGAAATCCTCTGAAGAAATTTGTACAACTTAGTattttaagaaagaaaaataaacaaaaagaaagTCATATCGTTGATTTAAGAGGCTTTTATCACGTACCCGTAGTTTCATTCAGCACAAACATAAGGTCCAATACGAAGAACAACATAAAGTCCTTCATCTTGAATTGTTTTCAAGAACCTTATGAGATCCAAATTCCCAGAAAAGTCATATTCGCGACGAGATGGCTCGTGTGCATTCCAAAACACATAGGTTTCAATTGCATCCAATCCACCTTCTTTTGCTTTCTTTATCAAATCTGGCCACATCTAACAAAACCAAATAAACACAATACAAAGtttacacaattttttttaaaagaaaataataaagcaaaaaTATACATGTATTTACCTCGGCAGTGCTCCTTGGGTAATGAATGGAACCAGATAGAAGAATTCTCCGTTCTCCATTGATGGTAATAGCTCTTCCATCATGAGAAACTTGATATGCAACTAATAATGAAtagcaaaaaaacaaaagaaaagcaGCTCTTGAGAGAAGCCATGATGGCAATGGGCGTGAAATTAACTGGAATAAAAAACCTTAGAGCGTATATTTATAAGATTAAACAAGTTGTAATTTTAGTCGAACTCAGATTTAATTCAAACAGTTTATAACCGGTTAGGAATGTGATTTTTTATAATAATAAAAACAAGTATATTAGGAAAAAACATGATTCTAATATAGTTTTTATCTTTATCCTACAAGTATACGCGTCTATCCGGATAATCCTACAGAAACAATATTATACCAGGCTTTTAATTAAGTTACCTATCATGGCAGGAACTAATTTTGGATAAGATATACTATCATACGAGAAATCTAATTACGTTACCATATATACTGACAAGAGGGAAATTAAAGGTTATCCTATATCACGTTCAAACGAGTAACTCTCTACTGACTCATAAGTAAATAGTAGAATTTTTAAcctaaataatataatataaaacaaataaaaaaaactaaTACACGAATTAAAAATAACCAAAATAACGCAATATACGGTAACGTTTTAAATGATATTCTATAAAAACCATTTACTTTCTCCTATTAGGATTCTACGATTCCTCATGGTACTTATCTACCTCCTTATGTTTATCTCATGTCATATATACTAAATAGCTTATAAAATTATCTGAGAACGTGATGAATCAATTACCTGCATATATTTCACATTGATCAAATATTTAACCACCCAAGGTCACCTTCCACTTGTCCGGCAAGCACCTAATTTCTAATATGATTTCTATTTTTAAACTTCTAGCTAAAACAATTAATTATTACTTCAATTCTAACACTTAATCAAGAAATAAATGTAGGGTATATAGTTTATCCAAATGTATTTACAAATCCTCTTGTTTGAAGATCACTTTTTAGATTAAACTCTGTATTAATGGATATGTATATTCCATATATCGTTCCGGCTTTCATTTTTTCTTAACGTGACACTATTTTTTCAACATAAAACTTCAAAGTCCAGAGCCTAAAGGGCACGTTTTTTGAGTCAAAACTCCAAAAGGGGTTGTGGACTACACGATAAACTAAAAGGGGTTTATCGTGTGCTAGTTCACGATTTGTGGCCTCCTTTAACGGCCTCCTCTATTGTCCGTCTGTCAGTCcccaatttttttgaaaaaaaaacaatattTTGCTTGCAAATTGTGTACCCCTACACGATTTGCAAagcattacaaaaaaaaaaaaacactaatagcaaattatgtttttttctttcttttttggtttcAATAAACACATACTAATAAAAGAGAAAAATATGATAGTTAGTCCTTTTATTTGCAAaccataataaaaaggaattttgTCCCTCTAATAAATAACTATCATATTTAATACATTTGAAATCTGTGATTTAATTAGTCTTTTATttaggatgtatatatatatctatatggaCTATTTTTATAATGATATTACCGTCAAATATGAAGTAACCTTACAAGTATACCATAACATACGGGTAATTAAGTAATaaaacaacaataattatggtaaaATTGTGAATATGACAAACAAAAGTATCAAAAAATGCATATTATAATTAATTAAGGATTAAATATACTTAATCAGATATCagattaaatataaaatttaccaCTTACGGTTAATTACTTACCACATCACATGTAATCTAGGAaattttcttatttattattaCCCAAGATGAAGTCATCTAACAAATTCAAAATGTCTAAGCTTTTTCTCCAAATTATTATAATCTTGTTTAAACAGTTTGAGCAAACAATTTGAGAACTTCAATTTTAATGATTCAACTAAAAATCTAACCCATATTCAATTTTGATAACAAAATCCTTTTTATTATGGTTTGCAAATAAAAGGACTAACTATCATATTTTCTCTTTCATTATGtgtttattgaaaaaaaaaaaaaaaggataagcCATGTGTAGGGGTACACAATTTgctattagtttttttttttttgttttaaaaatacTTCGCAAATTGTGTAGGAATACACGATTTGCAAGCAAAataaattttgttttaaaaaattggGGACTCACATACAGACGGTAGAGGAGACAAGCTACAATCGTGGACAAGGACATGATAAAAAGGGGTTTAATGTGTAGTCCACAACCCCTTTTGAAATTTTGGCTTAAAAAACATGCTCTTTAGGCGCCGGTCTCTAAAACTTCATAGTCTCTAACCATCAGCATTGATAACCTTCATCATTTTTTGGTTGATTTTAAAGGGAGTCAATAATTCAGTTACTTTTATATATATCATTTAAAATCTAATATTTTTCTAGCTTTTGAGATGCAAAGTTATTAATAATTCTTTTTAATAATCACTATcttgtaaaaatatttttttaattgatAGTATCGCTAATCTGCTTAATCTATCTTGAGACATTTCTAATCTTAAGTATACCCGCATAAAGAAGtttcaaataaataaattacactgtcagtgtatataagttaaattgaTGACAGATGATTCTTGCAACATTGTTGATCTTAagtaaatatttataaattttaagtTTGAAAAATTTGTTCACGCTAAGACAATCTATTAAGTATATTAGCCATCTTCTATCATGCTTTTCCCATttgcttattttttaatataaagtgTATTAGAAAAATGTCTAGAAAATGCATCATTTGGAAATTTTATATCAGTAATTCTAATTGATTCATTTTCTACTAATAGATCTCTCAACATTGTATATATGCTAGTCCATTGACTAGGTGTGtgttatctatctatctatctatctatctatatatatatatatatatatatatatatatatatataagaattgaATTATTTAATTCATTTAAAACCTATTGATTTTCTTGAGGATCTATATCTGATTTTTCACTAATTTATTattataattgttgttgttgttgttgttgttattgttcttattataACACAACTAAACTACAAACGTGTTCATCTAAAGAAATTTTTTCCCTATTTTCATAGTAACATTTTTATTATTCACTAAAAATTTATCAAGAGCTCTTTTTTGGGATTGTATTAAAGTTTCtacttttctctttttctttagctTTGAAAACCCGGATTCATATCTTCTAGTTGACATAATTTTATTATAATACATAATTAAAAAGTCACTATATATGTGAAACAACAATATTAAAAATCACAAATTTTACATGAAAAATGATAAAAAGGATAGAACAATAGAACTTGATAGAGAAGGTCAATAACGTGCTATCAAAATTCAATATCATTGTTGTAACGCTAAAAACTTGATTAATAGATTTAAAGATGAACTTTTGATTTGATCTGTGAGAATCTAAGAATAAGGAGAAAGTAAGGCTAAATTGCACAAACGAttagaataatatttttatataataattagtattgATTGCCTTTCATTAAAAAAATCTCTATCAAAAAATCATTAATGAAAGTTGCATATCTTTTTTTATGCCAACAAACTCttgaaaatatagtaaaaagTAGGCTCAaaaagtaatatttttttttaatgaaatatTCAATATTGAAAATATATACAAAGAAAAAGTGGGTCCCGAAAATTATGGGGCCAAGGCAATGACGTTATTGGCCTAAATGCAGAAGACCCCTTGAATCGAAGTAAGCAAACAAAATATAttattaattttctttttaaaGAAATGGGGGGAAAAAAGTATAGAAaacgaaaaaagaaaagagagagaaagtCAAGGGGCAAGGGAAGTAGGTTGTGCGCTaggttgctttttttttttttttttggaaactccAGGAAAACTCACAGCCTCTACCCGTTGGGTGCGCACTGGATAAACCTCCCACTGTGGAATAGCCTGCAAACCCCACAGGGGATGTAAACCGCACTAGACAAGCCCTGTGCGATAGGCTCGACTGAGAAGGCATTAGGGGGGGTTCGAACCCGCGACCTCCCTTAGGAAAGTCTCCCCTCAAACCCACTCAGCCACACCCGAAGGTGCGTGCGCTAGGTTGCTTGGTTTTAACTAAAATGagtttatatttttaaattttatctGATTTAGCTCGTTTTGTATATAATTTGAGATACGTTTTCACCCATCAACAAAGTGTTAAGGAACATACAGTTGTTACTCCTCTTCCTTTTGCTTCATTTCATAGTTGTTTCCGTTCGTCTGTCATTACTCTTCAATTGACAAGTAGAaaattcatcttcttctttttgtttgtatttttttttttttttttttttttttgcgcatgGTTTGGATAGGAAGAGAAATCTTGGAATTGCCATTATGTTGAAATTTTTGAGTTCATATCTTCAAAGTTGAATCTGAAAATTGTTAGTGCTATTGATTGTGAATTGACAAACtgatttgttgttgtgtttggagCTCAAATCGTGATTAAAGTACCGATGTTGTAAGATTTGGGTGGTGAACATATTAAAAAGACAAACATTGTTGAACAAGCTTGACGAACTGGATTTAAATTTAGAATTTGATATTTTGTGAGAAATTTGAAGTGGATGTCATTTAGACTCGTTGACAATAGTCTAATAAGATTGTCTACAAAATTTGAAGTTATTTGGTGGAGATTTGAACTGGTTTTAAACAAAAATTGCTACTTAAAATCGCAAAAGAAATTTGTAACGGTAGCTACAACGTTTATACATCATTATATGCTTTATACAAAATTAATACATTTTTATTCACTATTATGTATTTTTACTAAGATAAATACATtgcttatatagatatataaataTTGAATAATCATTATTGTTTATTCCAAGAAAATATTGGCTATGCGAGTGTAAACTAGAAATATGGCTAGGTGAATACAATGCTGTGTTAGGGTACATATCTTTGAAAAGTTCTCATTAAACAATTAGCTTCCCTTTCAGtctaattttatatatatatatatatatatatataattgtataAACATTATTGTTTATTGCAAGAAAATATTGGCTATGCGAGTGTAAACTAGAAATATGGCTAGGTGAATACAATGTTGTGTTAGGGTATATATCTTTGAAAATTTCTCATTAAACAATTAGCTTCCCTTTCAATCTAATTTTACGTTTTCCTCTTCTTTTATCTCTTTTTTTAAGCAAGTTGCAATTTGCACCTATAACGTATGCACTTTGGTGTGATTTATACCCTATCCTATTTCTTTTAATGATTTGCATCCTAATCTCCTTAGTTCATTGCAAAACTTTTAAAAGATTCATTTTCTCCATTACGTATAAGGGTAATAGGAAAATACACAAGTAATATTGTTGACTTCTCCTTCTCCATTATTCACAAGTTCATTAATTCAATTTAAACCATCATTTTTACGTCTGcacaacaaaaagaaaagattCAACCCCAACGATCAATTAAAAAACAGtggaaataaaaaacaaaattcaAGTGTTCTTAGAATTCAAGGACTGGTATCTAACTCAACACCATAATGGAATTGGGACACCGAATAAGTTACAGAGATAAAATTAACTTTTTATATTTTTATGATAAAAATTAGATTTGAAAAAGTTAATTAAATGAAGGGATTTTTACACTCTAATTAGGGTTAAATAATTACCCCATTTAGCCAATATATTTTTTTACCTGTTGTAGCTGCCGGAGAGGTCGTCTCCTTGATCCTCTTCGCTGTACCACCGAATCTTCATCTTCTCTGTTGTACCACCGGATCTTCATCCTCTCTGATGTACCATCGAATCTCCACCAAAGAGGTTATCTCCTTCGTCCTCTCCCTTGTACCATTGGATCTCCACGAAGAGGTCGTCTCCTTCATCCTCTCCTTGTACCATTAGATCTTCATTACTATACAATTTTATACAATgtaaaagtgtgtataaacacctcttgtatAAGTTTGTACAATACTA
Protein-coding sequences here:
- the LOC132620176 gene encoding LOW QUALITY PROTEIN: beta-galactosidase 15 (The sequence of the model RefSeq protein was modified relative to this genomic sequence to represent the inferred CDS: inserted 2 bases in 1 codon) translates to MVQGEDEGDDLFVEIQWYKGEDEGDNLFGGDSMLISRPLPSWLLSRAAFLLFFCYSLLVAYQVSHDGRAITINGERRILLSGSIHYPRSTAEMWPDLIKKAKEGGLDAIETYVFWNAHEPSRREYDFSGNLDLIRFLKTIQDEGLXMLFFVLDLMFVLNETTVWLHNMPGIELRTANQVYMV